One window from the genome of Haladaptatus paucihalophilus DX253 encodes:
- the gvpO gene encoding gas vesicle protein GvpO, which produces MTDSTSDSETDEFDDVVDRLSAAVEKTEDDDSSGQTGTAKTVDVDEIIDSDGDIDLYDARDIGRAIAGDLIGSPLDGIVEVGEQDDDGWRVVAEVVERTAVPDTQDILGRYVISLESDGTVHGYGRAGRYRRGSVETQSEIFATEER; this is translated from the coding sequence ATGACCGACTCAACGAGCGACTCCGAGACGGACGAGTTCGACGACGTGGTAGACCGGTTGTCCGCGGCGGTCGAGAAGACGGAGGATGACGACTCGTCGGGCCAAACCGGGACGGCCAAAACGGTCGATGTGGACGAGATAATCGATTCCGACGGCGACATCGACCTCTACGATGCGAGGGATATCGGACGGGCCATCGCCGGGGACCTCATCGGGTCGCCGCTCGACGGAATCGTCGAAGTCGGGGAACAGGACGACGACGGCTGGCGGGTCGTCGCCGAGGTTGTCGAGCGGACCGCGGTGCCGGATACGCAGGATATCCTCGGACGATACGTCATCAGCCTCGAATCGGACGGGACCGTCCACGGCTACGGTCGTGCGGGGCGGTACCGCCGCGGAAGCGTCGAAACGCAGAGCGAGATATTCGCCACGGAAGAACGCTGA